The DNA window GCGGATTGCCGCGCTGGACCGCGTGGTAGCCGATGGCGAGCGTCTCGACGAGCGCGAGCTGGTCGTAGGAAAGGTCGTTGCCGGGGTGCAGCTTGCGGGCTGGAACGGTGAACGTGCCGAGGCGCAGGCCGCCGTCACCGTGCACGCCGACGACTTTCACGCCGGGGCAGCAGTTGGTTTTCCCCTTCTGCGAGGTCGTGCTGTCCGGGTCGTTGACGTAGGGCTCCAGCGAGCAGCGGTCGCCGGGCTTCACGTGGTCGACGCCTTCACCGACGGCCACAACCTCGAGTCCGAGTTCGTGACCCGGCGTGCGCGGATAGTCGAAGAACGGGAACTTGCCGAGGTAGCAGGACAGGTCGGTGCCGCAGATGCCCATCCGGTGGGTCCGCACCACCGCCTCGCCCGGGCCGGGTTCCGGCGCGTCGGGGATGTCGATGAGGTTGATGACCTTCGGTTCGGTGAACTCGATCGCTTTCATGTCAGTTGTTTTCGGGAAGTCCTTCCACGTGGCCAAGGTCCTTGACCGGTTCGAAGATCGCGAGCACGTCGGCGAGGAGTTGCTCGTCCATCGGTTCGGCGATCCAGTCGGCCCACTTGCGGATGTTGTCCGGGTTGGCGGAGCCGGCGACGCTGGTGGCGATGTCCGGGTGGCCGGCGGCGAACTGCAGCGCGAGTTGGGCGATGTCGACACCGCGGTCGGCGCAGAGTTTCGCGGCCTCGCGGGCGGCGGCCTTCACTTCCTCGGGCTCCTTCAGCCAGGCGGGAAGCTCGGCATTGGTCAGGAGGCGTGCGGAGAACGGTCCGGCGCCGATCACGCCGATGTTCTTCTCCAGCAAACGCGGCAGCAGGCTGGTTTCCAGCGTGGTGTTCTGAAGCGTGTAGCGGTTGTAGGCGAGGATGCAGTCGATGTGGTCCTCGATGTGATCGAGCACGGTGTGGAAGGTCTTCAGCGGGTAGCAGGAAAAGCCGATCGCCTTCACTTTGCCCTGCTCCTTCACCTTGAGCATCGCCTCGAGGGTCTCCTCCCAGATCTGCGGCAGCGGGACGAACTCGACGTCGTGC is part of the Haloferula helveola genome and encodes:
- a CDS encoding aldo/keto reductase, with the translated sequence MQTRPLGKTGIDLPILSFGASSLGAEFRSITLDEAMRSTRTALDLGMNFIDTSPFYGRGMSEILLGMGLKDVPRDSYILGTKLGRYSDIHFDFSAKRVEESVHVSLQRLKTDHLDILLMHDVEFVPLPQIWEETLEAMLKVKEQGKVKAIGFSCYPLKTFHTVLDHIEDHIDCILAYNRYTLQNTTLETSLLPRLLEKNIGVIGAGPFSARLLTNAELPAWLKEPEEVKAAAREAAKLCADRGVDIAQLALQFAAGHPDIATSVAGSANPDNIRKWADWIAEPMDEQLLADVLAIFEPVKDLGHVEGLPENN